ATTAATCCTCACAATTTTGATTAGTGTGTGTATGTCCAGTACTTGATATGGACTGAAATAGGTCTCTCaaaggagctcaagcagtagaaaatGTGTGTATGGCACCAGTACATCCACCTGCCTATTAGTATATCACACGTGTGACAAATCCCTCCAATCACTTGTACATGCCTTGTGTTGAAGGCCTGGTGCAGGTAAGGATGGAGCCATGTGACCTGTGGCAGGTTAACTTTAGTAGAATCTTGATGATATATGCTAATACACATGCTTTCCTCGACCCTGTATAAACCTAGAGTGGTGTAGTCTGATTTACATTATTTAGATGAGTTTGGTAGCAACTAACTTACTTCCCCGACAACATCATGGAAGACCCTGATATCTCCTCATCTGAATCAGAGTCTAGTACCACACTTTCCATGCCTCTCACTGAGCCGGGCCCTGGGGGACGCTTGAGCTCTGGGGTCTCCGGGACAACAGTATCTGCAAGTGAAAAATGTAAAAGCAAAAAGAATCAACACAAAAGTGCCTACTGTGGGAGCTGGATGGGCATGTTGACTACTTGTCGAAAATGCCTTATTTTGATAGATAGTCTTGGTTGGGGTTTCTATATGGGTAAAAAATGTCCAAACATGTCTTGGTTTACATTCCAGTGTCAATACTGGGTCTGGTATCAGGCACTACAGGGACCACCTTTGCCAACAGGAAATCGTGTGTGGTCTATGTAAGAAAGGGTCATGTCTAgaagggatacagcttttgtcaaattgacGTCCAAATGTTTCTGTtaggtaaccctaaccctttccctaattatcctaacctccTACGAAAAGTCTATGTTGACCAAAGCTGTGTCCTAGACAAAACCGTAAGTGTGCTCTATTACCATGTGTTTGTTGCCCCGTGAGATCTTCATTCACCGAGTCTGTGTTATTGTTGATAAATCTTCTTTGATTCATCGTTGTAATATTATTTGATTCTGCTAGCTGCTACAGTATTATCCTACTCAAAATGAGCTCACAACAATTGACCACCGTAGCTGCAGTCGAGTGTTAAAAATGTGTGTTCGACCTAACAAGCATCATCGTGAAATCAAACAACTCGGCCTACAATGACCGTTCGCTGTCGGCAAGAATAGCAATCTAGCTAATGGGTCCTTCACAAGAGAGGATATTAAACGTTATTCTGTTTTTCGATTGACgcttattagctagctagccgtCTTGCATTCCGTGTATAGAGATAGATGTTGCTAACGACGCTAATTCATGCATGGAAATGGATATGCGTTCTGCAACGTGAATGATTCTACCTCTGACCTATACTCGTAAAATAGCTATCTACATTATTGCCATCGGGCGTCCTCTTTACCGATTACATAAACATATTTACAACCCTTTGTAACGTTTCGTTGCCTaaaatagctagctagcaactttgTTTCTGACGAATTCCGAAAACGACACGTGGGCAGTCAGACCAGCCAATCAGAGACAAGTGCGCATTGCGATCTcgtgtaaaaaaaagaaagaaaggattTAAAGGGGCAACACAGTCTGCAGGTGACAGACGTTGGTAACTCTTCTTCAGGACCGTGGACAGCTCCCCTCATTTCAAGGTTTGGAGTCACTGGTGCATAGGTTAATTGTTCTAGAGAGGGGACTGTAGTTTTATTAACCACGTAGTCTACTGTATATTGAGCTATACAATTATTTAAATAGTATATCTCAACCAGAACATGCAGGATTCTAATTCAGGATTTAAAAATATTAGGCCTAGTTTGAGAGAAAGATTTTGGGTGTTTCAAATCTACTTTGTGGTTACTGCGGCACCCGAGACTTGTGGATGATTATGTTCAGGTTTTGCTTTATGACTCCCCAGATGCTCGATATGGAACAGTTACCTATATTTCCTCAGGGTGACATAACTCCTCCACTCCATTAATAACACCGCCACCAGCGATCACATCAGTCTGAGGTTTTAGACGGCTACCCGCAGTCTGGCTGGATTCCAAGTCACATGGTCTCTGGCCAATAACTGTAACCAAGATGAACAGGCACATACCTTGTGAATTTAATATCCACCTCCAACATCTTGAGGGGATCAAATGGCACATCCGCAACGCATAGGGCTGCCTGCTACCGATTGAAAACAATAGACAATGGTTTTGAGTGATACCATAGCATGTGTTCTATTCTGACCATATAGGATCTCCAATAGAGGGTTCCTGTCGGAATCGAATGTGCCTCTCCTATCCCGGGAGTGGGGCTATATTTTTTGGCTCCCAAATGTGTCCAAGTGcagtagattttttttttgtagaTAATGAGAGAGACACTGGTTCCTATGGTGTTTACGTTGCGTGTTTACCATCAACATCTTTATAGTGCTTTCAACTGCGGTAGTCAGTTTGGAGCCAAAGAGCCCAGTCAAACCCACACCGCCAAAATCCTCTGATGACTTCTCTGTGTCAGTAGGCTAGGCTACATAAAATGCACTACACTTGTTTTCATGATTATTATCTCTTACCTTCAATACCAGCCTAAAATAGTGCATGCTGATAAAATGCATTTTAACCAGAAGAATATTGGATGATGGAAAAACAATGTAAAGCTAACATCTTTAAGGCTTAACATTGTTTTGGTTGTTATTTCACGAATGCAATGGATATATGTGCATTTACAATGTAATCCAAGTTGACATTTTTTATTGGCACCCACATAGACATTGTGTACACCAAACTATATGTGTGTTGTTTAGCACATTTGTTTTAGTGTATGGTAGGCTACCCCACTGTTATATTATAGTGAACATCCGGCTGAACATCGGTGAGAGATCCAACGTACATGCATAGCAGTAGGCTTAGTTTAGGAGCCTATGAAATAACCTTATATTTCACCCTCAATGGTGTTATTCCTCATCGTGAGCAGTCTCAGCAGTCTCACTTGTAAGATTGTTTTTCCTCCACTGACATGCTACTTTCCTTGGGTGAATGTTCGAAAAGATGTTGCAACCTTTTCAGTGACGTCAAGACTGTTGTGTTGGTCCTGTCTATCCAATCCGAGGCATCGCTGACATTCTACAGGAGCCGAAATGGGTCTAATCTTGCTCTGTAGCTGTCCTCGTTTACCCACCACAACGCCCTTCGGCGGGTGCATGGTGGTACTCGATTGCTGCTTTAAACAGCAGCACTGACATGGAAACCCCATTGCAGTTGAAGAACGATTTCTTTCAAGAGCAGCAGTTCCAGCATCACTGTAAGTACCAGCACTACTGCGGACCAGAGGAACGCTCCACTAAGCAGCGCAACCAATGCTGCACCTGCAAGAACTGTACCTGTGGTGCAAGAAAAAGCCTAGTTTTTCGCGGGACTTCGGCGACCACTCAAGGAACTTTAAGGACGCCGTCCGTAACGTCTTCGGGACAAGGTTGTCAATTTAGCGTCTGTGAGTTTAAGCCCTCCAGTCATGGTAGTTCACCCAGACATCACCACCATCAGCACTGCCACAATCGGCCGCGGGGCAGCCCGAGCAGCAGCCACAAAGAGAGTAACTCGTATAACGAAATAGCCATGAGCAACTGCAGATACAACGGCGGCGTAATGCGGCCGCGGAGCAACTTGAGCTCGTCCCGCAGAAACCTACACGAGTTTGATTCAGAGTCCCAGCCTTTACAACCAATTTCCACCGCAGATGCATCGGACACCCTAGCATCCAAACCGGAGAACAATTCGACCACCCTGATGCCTTACGCATCGGGAGACGGAGGGGGTGGATGTAACAACAGTGGCAGTAAATCGGGTAAAAAGAAGAACCAGAACATTGGGCAAAAGCTTGGACATAGAAGGGCCTTGTTTGAGAAAAGGAAGCGCCTCAGCGACTATGCTTTGATCTTCGGGATGTTTGGGATCGTTGTTATGGTTATAGAGACTGAACTCTCATGGGGAGCATATGGAAAGGTACGTTTTCAACTCAATCCCGGTACTGTGCAGTATTATCTAGGTCGGGCAAATTAATTGACTGGCATGTTGAGTGGACCAGGAAAAACAGAAAGTTTGATTTTAAAGTGCATTAAACCAGTAGTAGTATAGTCGCCTTGTTTTTATTTACGAATCAAATATTTAGACAGTGAAGACTGAAGATGTATTCCGTGTACCATGCAATCAGCTATACTTTACATGGCTCGATCACTTAGTCCAGGTCGGTTTACATGCTCCATTGACATAGTGACACATGGTATCCCAAGCGTTAAGAGCATTTAGACAGGGTTTACAAATATAGCTTCTtttgttttctttaaaaaaaaaagatgacTACTGTTTGTTGTATGTGTTGTTGTATTACTATTgctatttttcttttttttgttgcaggAATCCTTGTATTCATTAGCTCTAAAATGCCTGATAAGCCTTTCTACAATCATTCTTCTTGGTCTGGTTATCATATACCACGCAAGGGAGATTCAGGTAACATGGTTATTTTTCATGTCATTGTCATTCACATCCCCAGACATTAACTATGGTTATAATAGTGCCATACGTGCTATtacacatttgctatttaagtgcacAGTGCTGTCATTGCCTGTTAGTATGGTGCGAGTTTGCAGAATAATTCTATTCAAGACATTGATGTGCTCAACCAACttaagtttcaagttttattgtcacatgcacaggatacagcaggtgtGAAACAGTCAAGTAAAATGCTTCATTTgcgagctctttcccaacaatgcacaATAAAGGTAGTAATATAAATGGGATGAAAACATGTGAAACGTGAAAGAAACATGAGAATACAATTATATACAGGTCTTATATACAGGTTTAGTGCCGTGCCTTCAGTGACTTCAATGAGTGCAATTACTCTGAAATGAAGTGGATTATTTCCAGATGAAGTGGGCCTACATTTCCTCTTTAACGGGTGGCATTATCTAATTATGGCATGAAATCAGTTGACTGACATCTTGACCCAAACCTTGAACACATAAGCTGTCAAGCTGTAAGACTTCTGGTGATTTAAAGTACTCAAATATAGCTCTTGAAGTATAGGATTTATAAACACCTTCACGAGGTCAGGAAAAGTGTCTTACCTTGTCATCACCAAAACACTATTGCTCCATTGTTTATATTTCTCTTGTCATTGAAGACTTTATAAacaaataatacatttttattttgctCTTATGGAATGTCATTCCTTTCCCACTCTTAGCCATGTCAATATGTTCCTATGATAGTGGCTGGCACTTGCATCTCAAGATTGTGTCCTGCATCTTCCAAACCTCCAGCGGTGAACTGGTCTGGATTGTCAGCTTCATTGAATAGTTCCAGCACTTGGACAAAACTACATTTTATGACCTTGCGTCTGAGCATTGTTGCATCACTTATGAGTTTTCCTCCTGCAATTCAGCACCTACGTCTTTGTTGTAGAACCATGTtgtaaaaaaagaataataattaAATGGTGCGCCGTCAATGGTGTTCCTCATCAAGAGGTATAGTCTGGTCAGGAATCCATTACGTTGCTCTACGTGAATGACATTGACCAGAGAAGAAATGTATTTGCCAATGCCAGGTATTTTTTATAACCTTGCTGAGGCTGCATTGGGCgggaggtagcctagcggttaaagtgttgggctagtaactggtAGGTCGCGAGTTCGAATCCCACTAGGCTAATTTCCTTTATCCATTAGCCTAaatgtatatttaagcaataatgcCTGAGGAGGCGTGGTATATGGacgatataccacggctaagggctgctcTTACGCACAACGCCTATACCACAAACACCctaggtgccttattgctattataaactggttaccaacttatttagagcagtaaaataaacattttgtcatacccgtggtatactgtctgatataccacggctgtcagccaatcagcattcagggctcccACCAACCAGTTTATAATTAGGATTTTAAAGCCCTCGGAGGGATATCAATCATTGAAATTGCTCAACAGTAAAACATGTCTCCCTTTCAAATGGCCTACTGTAAAGCTTTCTTTTCTGCATGGGATGATAGAAACATTTATTGATCATTACCATATTTTGATTCATAACAAAAACCATTTACATTTCCTCAGAAATGGTTCTCTATAGTGTGAAGTGTAAACTTCCAAGATGGATGATTTCCATGGTTCTTACCTAGTTGTCAGCCCTTTGTATTTCTAGACACCAATTTGAGATTTCATGAATCAAACCATTTCCCGGACAACATCAAAAGGAAGGCAGTATTGTGAATGACTATTGTGGTTATGGAAAAAGCACAAATATGCTGAGGGTTGTTTTGGCTCAGTGATATTATTTTCAAAGTAAAATGGGTTGCAATATGTTTGTTTATATTAGAAACATCAGATTGATACGTGTAGTTTACATTCAGTTATTCGATTTTCATATCCTTCAGTCTTATTCAGACTGGTATATGACTCGATATTGCAATTCTGACCTTGGCTAGTGATTCTCACTTAACTTCCATATCTACTGTTTGAAGCTATATTATTACTCAACACTATCCTTCGTCACCCAGGTTGTGGCCCCACTCAATGGCTCTTTTATTGCTGCTTGCAGCTGTatcagtagtggtagtattgGTATATCGCTCGAGCGCAGAGCTCGCACCCTATCCTGCTCTTTGTATGGGCTATTTTCCATCCTCAGTGAGATAGATTATGCATGCGCATCCATCTGTACTCACAGTTGTCTGTCAAATATAGATGCACGGTTCAGACTGAAGAGAGGTGCCCACACTCTACACTAGCTTCTTGAAAGTCATCTCCTTGTCCCAACTGTATGAGCTGGAAAGAGTTGACTTCCACACCTTTCTGGGCTGCTTTGACAGTACATGGACACCCCTTTTGTTTTCAGTGTCTGAAATGTCCCAAGGTCAGTCAGAGGACATCTCCTGGACACAGACTGTCACGGGCAGGCTTAGGGGACACACATTGTACATGATAGCAAGGATTGGTGACATTGTACAGTAAAAGGATTTCTCTCCGTCTTCTCAGTGTGATGTTTCAAGGTTCAGAGACCCTCCAGACTTCTCTATGCAATTAGAAGCCATCCTCTGTTTTTCTATCCACTATTCTGGATTTAAACGTCAGCAAGCATCGACAAATGTTGTAGGACATGCTATTTCAGGTAAAACAATC
The Oncorhynchus gorbuscha isolate QuinsamMale2020 ecotype Even-year linkage group LG20, OgorEven_v1.0, whole genome shotgun sequence DNA segment above includes these coding regions:
- the LOC124007245 gene encoding small conductance calcium-activated potassium channel protein 2-like isoform X2, producing METPLQLKNDFFQEQQFQHHCKYQHYCGPEERSTKQRNQCCTCKNCTCGARKSLVFRGTSATTQGTLRTPSVTSSGQGCQFSVCEFKPSSHGSSPRHHHHQHCHNRPRGSPSSSHKESNSYNEIAMSNCRYNGGVMRPRSNLSSSRRNLHEFDSESQPLQPISTADASDTLASKPENNSTTLMPYASGDGGGGCNNSGSKSGKKKNQNIGQKLGHRRALFEKRKRLSDYALIFGMFGIVVMVIETELSWGAYGKESLYSLALKCLISLSTIILLGLVIIYHAREIQLFMVDNAADDWRIAMTYERIFFICLEILVCAIHPIPGNYTFTWTARLAFSYTPSKTDADVDIILSIPMFLRLYLIARVMLLHSKLFTDASSRSIGALNKINFNTRFVMKTLMTICPGTVLLVFTISLWIIAAWTVRACERYHDNMDITSNFLGAMWLISITFLTIGYGDMVPNTYCGKGVCLLTGIMGAGCTALVVAVVAKKLELTKAEKHVHNFMMDTQLTKRVKNTAANVLRETWLIYKNTKLVRKMDHARVRKHQRKFLQAIHQLRTSCMT